TTATCAGGAGTAAAAAAGGTTCATATTATAGATGGTAGAATAGCCCATAGTTTAATTATAGAACTCTTTACTGATGAAGGACTGGGGACTCAAATTTTGGCTAAAGGAGGGGATTAAGGTTGGAAGCTGAAATTTTAGAAAAAAGTTATGATCCTAAAAGGGTTGAAGAAAAATGGTATAAAATTTGGGAAGAAAAAGGTTATTTTGAGCCAACTTATGATAAAACTAAACCCAAATTTTCTATAGTAATTCCTCCTCCAAATGTTACAGGAGCTTTACACATCGGTCATGCATTAAATAATACACTTCAAGATGTATTGGTTAGATATAAAAGAATGGATGGATATGATGTATTGTGGGTTCCTGGTACAGATCATGCAGGAATAGCAACTCAAAATGTAGTTGAAAAGGAATTAGCTAAAGAGGGTCTTACAAGATATGATTTAGGAAGAGAGGCTTTTTTGAAGAGAGTTTGGGAATGGAAAGCATTATACGGAGGCAAAATTATTAGCCAACTTAAAAAATTAGGTGCAAGTTGCAGCTGGTCCTATGAAAGATTTACTATGGATGAGGGACTTTCTCGTGCAGTTAGAGAAGTATTTGTTAGACTTTGGGAAGAAGGTTTAATTTATAAGGGAGACTATATTATCAACTGGTGTCCCAGATGTGAAACAGCTCTTGCGGATTTAGAAGTAGAATTTGAAAGTGTAGCAGGAAAACTTTGGTATATAAAATATCCCTTAGAAGATGGTAGCAATTATATTGTTGTTGCTACTACAAGACCAGAAACCATGCTTGGAGATACAGCAGTAGCAGTGCATCCTGAAGATAAACGATATAGAGCTTTAATTGGTAAAAATATAAAACTCCCTTTAATAGGAAGGATTATACCTATTATTGCTGATAAAATAGTTGATCCTGAGTTCGGAACAGGAGCTGTTAAGGTTACACCAGCTCACGATTTTACAGATTTTGAGATTGCAAAAAGACATAAATTACCTTTTGTAAAAGTTATAGATGAAAAAGGAAAAATGACTGAAGAAGCAGGAAAATATGTAGGACTTGATAGATTTGAAGCAAGAAAAAAGGTAATAGAAGATTTAAAAAAAGAAGGACTTTTAGAAAAAGAAAAAGATTATCAACTCGTTTTAGGGCATTGTTATAGGTGTAATACTGTAATTGAACCTTTGCTTTCAAAACAGTGGTTTGTGTCTACTAAACCTCTTGCACAGCCAGCTATCTCAGCAGTAGAATATGGATTTATTAAGTTTATTCCTGAAAACTGGGTTAATCTCTATTTTGATTGGATGAGAAATATAAGAGATTGGTGTATTTCAAGACAAATATGGTGGGGTCATAGAATACCTGTCTGGTATTGTAGCTCTTGCGGAGAAACTATAGTAAGTAGAGAAGAAAATGTAGATATATGCCCTTTTTGTGGGTCTAAGGAATTAAAAAGAGACGAAGATGTACTTGATACTTGGTTTTCTTCAGCTCTTTGGCCCTTTTCTACCCTTGGTTGGCCTGAAAAAACAGAAGCTCTAAAAACTTTTTATCCTACCTCGGTTTTGGTAACAAGTTTTGATATTATCTTTTTCTGGGTTGCCAGAATGATAATGATGGGAATTCATTTTACAGGTCAAATCCCTTTTAAAAATGTATATATCCATGCCTTGGTGAGGGATGAAAAAGGACAAAAAATGAGCAAAAGTAGAGGAAATGTGATAGATCCTTTAGAAATGATAGAGAAATATGGAACCGATGCTTTAAGGTTTACTTTAATTGCTCTTGCTGCCCAGGGAAGAGATATTAAACTTTCAGAAGCTCGTATTGAAGGATTTAGACATTTTATTAATAAAATTTGGAATGCTGCCAGATTCGTTTTAATGAACCTAAAAGATTATATTCCTGATAAAAAAGACCTTAATTTTGAGGAACTACCTTTATTTTCTAAATGGATTCTTTCTGAGCTTCAAAAAACTATAAAAATAACCAGAGAAAAACTTGAAGAATTTGAATTTGATCAATCAGCTATGCAAGTTTATCACTTTTTTTGGGATAAATTCTGCGATTGGTATTTGGAAATTTCTAAAATTTATTTAAAAGATCCTAATTATAGAAAAAGCACTCAAAAAGTACTCTTAGAGGTTCTTAAAAATTCATTAAAATTATTGCATCCTTTCATACCTTTTATCACAGAAGAAATATGGCAATATCTTCCTGAAAGAGAGACCGAGCACATTATTATAGCTAAATATCCTTTATATGAAGAAAAATTTGTTGACGAAATTGCTGAAAAGTGGGTTAAAATTTTGCAAGAATTAATTGTAGGGATAAGAAGTATAAAAGCTGAATATAACTTGACTACGAAAACCGATTTAGTTGTTACTTTTAGAAGTTCAGATAAAGAGGTTTTAGATTTTATTAAAAATCAAAAAGAACCGATCAAATTTTTAGCAAAGATTTCAGATATTGAATTGAGGAGTAATTATGAAAAGAAAAAGGGTGAAGTTTCTGTAGTTTTACAAGAAGGTGAAATATTTATAAACCTTGAAGGATTAATTGATGTAGAAAAAGAAATAAAAAGATTGGAAAAGGAAAAAGAAAAAATAGAAAAAAAATTGGTTCAAATTGAGAAAAAATTAAAAAATAAGGAATTTTTGGAAAAAGCACCCAGAGAAATTGTTGAAAAAGAAAAAAATAGTTATAATGATTTAAAAGAAAGGCTTAATAAAATAATACATTATCTTTCTGATTTAAAATAAAATGAAAAAGAAGTTATAAAATGGATGCAGATAAACGTTATTATACTCGTTATGTAATTTCTTTAAAGGGAAGGGTGGCAACTGAAAAAGGAAGTACCTTTCCGGTTGAAATTGTAGATATAAGTGCAGAAGGAGCAAGGTTAAAGACAGATTCTCAAGTAAATTTAAATAAAGGAGATATTATAAATTTAGTAATAAAATGGAAGTCGTCTATTAAAACTAAGGCTGAAATAAGATGGGTTAAAAATGAAAAATTTCACACAGAATTTGGAATAATGTTTACAGAAATGGATATGGCAAATAGAGAAGCTCTATCTTCTCTTATTTCAGAAATTGCTTTAGCTTCCCTCAGTGATTTATATACTCGCTAAAGAAATTTTCTTTTTTAATAACAAATATTTTTGAAATTCCTTTTTCTTCCATAGTTACACCAAGAAGGGTATCTACTTCCTTCATAATATGTGGATTATGGGTAATTAAAATTATTTGGGAAGATCTTTTAATTAAATCAAGAAGTTTAATAAATTTTAAGGAATTTTTTTCATCTAAAAAGGCATCTACTTCATCTAATATACAAAAGGGTCCAGGTTTAACTAAATAAAAGGAAATTAAGATAACTAAAGCGCAAAGGGATTTCTCTCCTCCAGAAAGCATATTTATATGCTTTAGACCTTTATGAGGAAAATTTATTTTTAGCTCAAGCCCAGAGCTTAAAGGATCTTCTCCTGAAAGCAAAAGTTCAACCTTCCCATTTTTAAAAACAAGAGGAAAAATCTCCTCTAATTTTTTATTAACCTCTTCCAAGGTTTTTAAAATTCTTTCTCTTGATATTTCTCTAATATTTTCTAAAATTTTTTTAAATTCTCTTATACTTACCTCTAAATCCTCTTTTTCTTTCATTAATTTTTCATATCTTTGGGATACGAATTCAAATTCCCTTAAACTTGCTAAATTAACTTCTTTAAATTCATTTAATAAATTTTTTGTTTTCTCAATTTCTTCTTCGACTTCCTCAAGGTTAAATTTTTCTTTATTTTCTTGAATAAATTCGGTTTCTATTTCAAACCCAAATTCTTTTAAATTCCTATAAATAGAATCTAAAAACAATTTTTTCTCTAACAAATACAATTCTAAATTGTGTTCCTCAGTATCTAATTCCTTGAGTTCCTTTTCTATTTTTCTCTTTTTATTTTCTAAAGCTTTTAATTTTTTTTCTCCTTCCTCCTTTTTCATTAAAAGATCTTCAAGGACTTTAGTAAGATCAGAAATTTCAGAACTTAAATTTTTAATTCTTTTATTAAACTCTTTTATTTTGTCTTTCAAATAGTTAATTTCTTTTAGTAAAGCTTCTTTATCAAATTCATACTGTCTTAAGAAAATCTTTATTTTTTTAATTTCTTCCTGAATAAAGTCTTTTCTTTTTCTTAAATTTTCTTCTTCAGTTTTTATTTTTATTATTTCTTGTTCAAGAAAATTAATTTTTTGATTGATTTCTTCTAAATTTTCTTTTAAACTTAGATTTTCTTTCTTAACTGTTTCATATTCTTTTTTCCTTCTATTAATCAATTCACTTATATCAATTAGTTTTTTATTGAGATTTTCTTTCTCATCTTTTAAACTTTTTAATTCATTCTCGATATGATTTATTTTTTCTCCTAAATTTATTTTTTCTGTCTCCAATTTTATACAA
The window above is part of the Thermodesulfobacterium geofontis OPF15 genome. Proteins encoded here:
- a CDS encoding PilZ domain-containing protein, producing MDADKRYYTRYVISLKGRVATEKGSTFPVEIVDISAEGARLKTDSQVNLNKGDIINLVIKWKSSIKTKAEIRWVKNEKFHTEFGIMFTEMDMANREALSSLISEIALASLSDLYTR
- a CDS encoding valine--tRNA ligase, whose amino-acid sequence is MEAEILEKSYDPKRVEEKWYKIWEEKGYFEPTYDKTKPKFSIVIPPPNVTGALHIGHALNNTLQDVLVRYKRMDGYDVLWVPGTDHAGIATQNVVEKELAKEGLTRYDLGREAFLKRVWEWKALYGGKIISQLKKLGASCSWSYERFTMDEGLSRAVREVFVRLWEEGLIYKGDYIINWCPRCETALADLEVEFESVAGKLWYIKYPLEDGSNYIVVATTRPETMLGDTAVAVHPEDKRYRALIGKNIKLPLIGRIIPIIADKIVDPEFGTGAVKVTPAHDFTDFEIAKRHKLPFVKVIDEKGKMTEEAGKYVGLDRFEARKKVIEDLKKEGLLEKEKDYQLVLGHCYRCNTVIEPLLSKQWFVSTKPLAQPAISAVEYGFIKFIPENWVNLYFDWMRNIRDWCISRQIWWGHRIPVWYCSSCGETIVSREENVDICPFCGSKELKRDEDVLDTWFSSALWPFSTLGWPEKTEALKTFYPTSVLVTSFDIIFFWVARMIMMGIHFTGQIPFKNVYIHALVRDEKGQKMSKSRGNVIDPLEMIEKYGTDALRFTLIALAAQGRDIKLSEARIEGFRHFINKIWNAARFVLMNLKDYIPDKKDLNFEELPLFSKWILSELQKTIKITREKLEEFEFDQSAMQVYHFFWDKFCDWYLEISKIYLKDPNYRKSTQKVLLEVLKNSLKLLHPFIPFITEEIWQYLPERETEHIIIAKYPLYEEKFVDEIAEKWVKILQELIVGIRSIKAEYNLTTKTDLVVTFRSSDKEVLDFIKNQKEPIKFLAKISDIELRSNYEKKKGEVSVVLQEGEIFINLEGLIDVEKEIKRLEKEKEKIEKKLVQIEKKLKNKEFLEKAPREIVEKEKNSYNDLKERLNKIIHYLSDLK